The DNA window AAAAATTGTCTCATTTGTAAGAATGGaggatcgttttttttttatttttttggtgcAAATTTGTGGAGCCCCAAAATATTAcacaaataaatcataaatataaCAGATCATTAAAGCAATAATATTCTTAAGTGATTAAAATGGAGTAGCAGAACTACCTGGATTACCAATTAATCTTGGAAATTGACAATTCTATCAATATACTGTCATATGTAATATAtgacaaaacaagacatttgaaaatgttcacTTGGCCATTAAAGGATATTGATTCATCCTTATAGCTTTTAATCTTTATATTTGCTGACATTTAATCAATCGATTGAGTATTCCACACCCATGTGCACAGCAACACTGACTGTAACTGTTACAGCCCTAGTAAAAGGAAATACTTTTAAGGAGCAAGACGCTACTTATTTATGAAAGTATTTtagctttattttgttttgttttttaaatcatacacacacgtgcacaagaATATAGAATCAAAAGTCTGAGAAGTCATACCTTTGAACATAATTAGTTTTATTGGCTAGCTAACGCCGATTTGCCTTAGCTAGCCAGCTTGTTAGCTGGTTGGCTAAATTACTCTAAGATATAAAGTATACTTATAAGATGAGGGTATATAGTATATTGATCATTAACATCGTGTTTCTTGGCAGGCGTAGTTGTATACCCAAGGCTGGCAGACGTGCGTTTAGCCGCCAGCGTTTTCACCAAAGCTAATTGGTTAGCCTGCACTCCCTCTTAATTTTCCCTTAATTTGCTCCACAAATATTGCAAACAGTTGAGTTttagtcatttattattttaactgaCAGTATTGTTATTAGCGATGTGTTCAGTTGTATTTGATAATCCTTTACTACATTTTGTCAGTGTTGGGGCTCCATATAATCTAGACTATGACATGTTGGTAACTTGGCATGTGGGACTTTGTTTGGCTGTTTGTTCGGTGGTGACTTTCCCTTTTTGTGGGCAAAGACGTGTACGACAACAATTCAAAGATGTATTATCCACATCCCCTACATTTACCGTACCTAATCATACTGCCGCTTTGTTAATTCATGCGTACTGTTATTTACTGATTCTCTTCTTCATTATGAAAACACTGTCTTTGTTAACTCTGGTGTACAAAACCCATGTGTAGGCAGTAGTTGTCAAGTTCAGCTATATTAAAATACTAAAATTCATACAAAGACAATAGTGTCTAGAGGTGCTAATAACATTAGACTGTATTTTCTGTCTTCTATTGTATTATTGACTAGTGTTTACTGTCTGTAACACAGCAGAGcgtaattaaatcatttcaatattaaacagtataaatatattatttcaaatggagatgtgtgctgtctttttatttctgttatttcaCAGAAAAACGGAAATTGTATCACGTTCCAGCCAAACTCTTTAAAGGCACCTTCGCCACGATTTAGCTTACACCTTTGGAAACATGCAAGTTCAACACTTTTTACATGATAATCTCAGCAGTTTTGGGTGTTAGATACTTAGTTTATTCCATTACAGTGCAAAAATGTCAACAGTCTACAGATCGTTTCTCAGTTTTACAATTTCAATCAGATGAAAATCactcaaagaaatataaaaatggcttcaatccaaaaagaaaaaatgctgcATGAGCTAGAGGTACAACTAGCTACATAATCATTACTGCGAAACACCACAGTGAGCTCACGACGTCTTAGCGTGAGATGTCACTGTGcacagaccgggggggggggtttacatcTTGGTGAGACGCAGGGTGTTGAGGCGGACCCCCAGAACAGTGGCACCTGAAGCGTACTGGATCTCTTTGAGGATCCccttccacttcctgtctgcctcGTCAAACCTGTGGAGGTTAGCGGACTCTTTGGTAAGTCTCAGATGTGTGCTGAAGAACACACTATCAATCATGACAATTACCGCGACTCCCTGTTTTACTTTCTCTTTCGATTTTATCAAGTCAACCCACCAGGAGCTCGATGAATCACTGACAGAATGAATGAGTCTGTTATGACCCACCTCCAGATGTCGTTCATTTCTCTGGGAACAATCTCTTCGCTGTCCTCCAAAGGCATCATGGCAAAACCTGCTACAGCGTACAGCAGGCCAGCCAAAGACACCAGGTTCAGAGAGCTGCGCTCCTGGGGGAACGCTACAAAGTCCGAccacctgaaaaacacacacacacacacacacacacaggcgtcaCAACAATATCTCATTTGAGGGAGTTCCTCTTCCTGCAAAGTTCACGTTTGGAAGCTCCTCCTGGTGACTTTGCTGTGGGACCAACACCATCGTAGACCCTTCGCCGCCGGACTCGCTGATGACCCGGAACTCACTTGTTTGTGGCGATGTCGTACACCTCCACAGAGTCCGTCAGCCCAGTGTCGGTGACTCCCGCCGCCACatatattttgtctttgtgaaCAGTGGCTCCAAATAACGAACGTGCAACCTTCATGGGTTCAAGCTCCTTCCACTCAAACTTCCTGGCGTCATATGCGCACATCTTCTTCAGACAGCTCCTTTTCACAAGAGAGACATGGGATTTATATTAAGATAAATATTCCTATTACACGTGTTTTCACTGGTGGATATTAATATTTTGATCCCACTTAATACTGACTTGTTTTCTCCCtttcctccaatcacatacacaACATCGTTGTGGGATATGGTTGCATGTCCGTACACCGGGTAAGGTAGTTGCTCCGATTCCCCCCATTTAAAAGATCTGTGAAGGCGTAAGTTGATTAGGAGTCAGTCCGGAGAACTCCGTTAAATTATTCACTGTGACTTTGGCGTGTACTCACTGTCTGTCGTAGACCAAAACGGAGTCCAGCGTgtgctcctgctccttcagttccctccctcccaaaacAAAGATGAAGTTCTCCGCCTCACCCAGCCCGAACAGAAAGCGGGGAGACGGCAGGGGAGGCATCCCCAGCCAATCGGCAGTGGCGGGGTCATACTGAGGTCACAGGGGGATCAACACTTTTGTGAATGGGGTTTAAATTACACCATCTGAGATAGACACACTGTAGCAGATTGACTTAAACACTACAGGTCAATTTATTTCACCTTATATAGAAGAATCTTCTATTTTAATCGAATATATGACATTTACTTCTCTTTTATTTAGAGCCTTCCCTACCTGCAGGAAATAAGAGCACAGTGgatcttctttgttttgttcatcGAAGAATAACCCTCCTGCCACAAAGATCTGGTTCTCCTTGGTGACCAGGCTGGTGTGGTTCTTGGGGATCTGTGTGGAAAGTGATGCCAAGAAGCAGTCGTTCCCAGTCGGGTCGTAGGCCACAGCGCCTGCCTCGTTCACCATCAGTATCAAGTTCCTGACAAACATGCCAAACCGCAGATTGTCATTCAGGATGCCTGGTAGAagaccttcctcttcctctttattcTCATCATCCCCGTCTTGCTCTGCCCCCGCGTcctcctttttgctttttttaacctCTGGCATTTTGCCTGCGTGAGCGTCCCTGATCAGCTGcagtttctgctgcagctccggGTTCAAGGAGATCAGTTTGTGTTTCTCCACTTTTTCCTCCAGGTAGTCCTCCTTGACCAGGCGCAGACGAACGCAATCCAGCAAACCTGGCAGATCTTTCTCTCTGCCCTCAGTGTCCCGGGACACCCAGTTCATCAGAGCCTCGAACACCGCCTCCTCCGTCTCTACGTTCAGATTGTCGTTTGCTAAAATGGCCGCCAGCTCGCCGGGGAGCAGCTGGAAGAACTCCTCATCTCTGGAGATGAGCTGAAAGCGCTCGCAGGCAAAGTTTCGGGCGGAGACGGCCAACCTTGGACAGTCCAGCATCAGGCCGAGCCTGAAGATAGCCAGACAGTTGCTGAGACTCAGGCGCTTCTGTAGGAAAGATACACAAACAGTAAAAATTGAAGGGATCTGGTACACATTGGCCACTGCGAAGATGTCCTGGACGTTCTGCTCCGTCACGTTGATTTTGGAGGTGTACAGGTACTTGAGGATCAGCCCCATGACGCCAGGCTCCACATCCTCCAGGACGATCTCGCTCTTCTTGCTTTCCTCCAGGTCGGACAGAAAGATGGAACGGAAGTAAGAGCTGCAGGCGCACAGGACCAGCCGGTGGCAGGGGAACTCCTTGTCTTTGATCTTCAGCACGCAGTCGACCAGCTTGTCGTTCTCCAGCAGCTCGAACAGACCGTCCTGCAGCAGCGTCTGCTGGTACATCCTCGGCTCGTCCATGGGGTTTATTGGCAGAGCCATCGTACCTGGCAGGGCGAGTTTGAGGAGCCTTTCGGGGGCTTCAAATCCAACAAAAAGGTCTTCTTTTATAGCAGAATTGTAGTTTCCAGCCTTGAAAGAGGATTGAGAGGCACAGTCAGTGTGCTATCAGCAGCTGAACCCAGGGACGGCCCACTCGTCAGCTGTCCTGACCCTTCAACTGAGCTCTAACTGGGAGGTTATTTATAGTCTGCGTGCTCGGTGTGGAGCTATGGGCTTCATTCTGGAACATGAAATGCAATATCCACGCTACAATCCCCCGTCCCACCCCTACGGCTCCCCAGGAACATCCACCCACTCTGGAGACAGCTGACAgcgttgcatcatgggaaatatGTCCATCCTGAGTCACGGGTAGGGCATCGTAGGGTCTCCGTGACTGAGTCACCGAGTTATTCCTTTGTGCCCAGAGCTACACTGTTGTCGAAAAACCTTTTGAACACATCACTGGgttacgtgtgttgtctttaCCATGAACATGGTCACTTTAGTCTATTTTCATGAATCCCGACGCTCTGGAGACGGTAAAACTCCCCAACTCCCCAAATGTGTGTTAAAAATGGTCTCCAACAAAgagaatttactttttttatggGAAAGTTTTCTCGACACTTCTGTGCCCGACTGTTAAGGCTATTTAGGCTTTTTCAAATGACaatatatattcattaaaatgttttgtccATAGATTTACAGTACATCATATACGAAGCACTTTAGACAAATTAACTGTTGCGAAAATGAAACGTCAGCCCCTATTTAATGtcattacatatattttatgttcaGGTCCGGGTTGTGATTCACCACACGTGTGACCTGTTTCAAATGTCTCCAGAGTGGAGGCATCAAATAGAAATAACTGTCAACTCCTGAAGTAACACTACAGAAATATATCACATGCCTAAAGATGAGACTCTGACTCATGTACTGGAGAAAAGCCCCCTCCTATTATTTAAACAGACACTCATACAGACACATTTGACCAAATcgtttcagtttattttttgCATTGATGAGAAAAGTTTCATAAAAAGGAAGTTTTGTTACACCAATTGTTGTTGTTCACTCTGAGTTGGTAGTGGACATTATTATATAATGATGGTaaacatatttacagtaaatgcTGTTTTCTACATCAGCAGCAACATCGATTCACAACTCATGGTTTGAAATGATTTGACCAATTATCCTACTCTTGTCCTTTGCTATGATCGAAGCCAACATCAAACATCTACTCTGCTTTCTCCTTGCTTGGATCCGCGACTGGTTGAGCGGCACCGGGAGGAGCAGCGGGTGCAGCAGCGGGTGTAGCTGCAGCAGTGGCGGCGCTCTGAAGAGGAGCCGGAGGAAGAGGGTCAGGGTCATCGATGAGGgcc is part of the Gasterosteus aculeatus chromosome 21, fGasAcu3.hap1.1, whole genome shotgun sequence genome and encodes:
- the klhl40b gene encoding kelch-like protein 40b, with protein sequence MALPINPMDEPRMYQQTLLQDGLFELLENDKLVDCVLKIKDKEFPCHRLVLCACSSYFRSIFLSDLEESKKSEIVLEDVEPGVMGLILKYLYTSKINVTEQNVQDIFAVANVYQIPSIFTVCVSFLQKRLSLSNCLAIFRLGLMLDCPRLAVSARNFACERFQLISRDEEFFQLLPGELAAILANDNLNVETEEAVFEALMNWVSRDTEGREKDLPGLLDCVRLRLVKEDYLEEKVEKHKLISLNPELQQKLQLIRDAHAGKMPEVKKSKKEDAGAEQDGDDENKEEEEGLLPGILNDNLRFGMFVRNLILMVNEAGAVAYDPTGNDCFLASLSTQIPKNHTSLVTKENQIFVAGGLFFDEQNKEDPLCSYFLQYDPATADWLGMPPLPSPRFLFGLGEAENFIFVLGGRELKEQEHTLDSVLVYDRQSFKWGESEQLPYPVYGHATISHNDVVYVIGGKGENKSCLKKMCAYDARKFEWKELEPMKVARSLFGATVHKDKIYVAAGVTDTGLTDSVEVYDIATNKWSDFVAFPQERSSLNLVSLAGLLYAVAGFAMMPLEDSEEIVPREMNDIWRFDEADRKWKGILKEIQYASGATVLGVRLNTLRLTKM